In Quercus lobata isolate SW786 chromosome 12, ValleyOak3.0 Primary Assembly, whole genome shotgun sequence, a genomic segment contains:
- the LOC115969951 gene encoding guanine nucleotide-binding protein subunit gamma 2-like, which translates to MEDSAPAIVAVHEGDQAKRVLEGEANAKATGPHHPTNFFGKHRMSAAIANLQSQIKATQEELDQVEALGKSSAVCQELISSVEFIPDPLLPSTMGPADVSWDRWFRGAHDSKNQKRWI; encoded by the exons ATGGAGGACTCAGCTCCAGCAATAGTTGCAGTACATGAGGGAGATCAAGCAAAGAGAGTACTAGAAGGAGAAGCTAATGCAAAAGCAACAGGGCCTCATCATCCCACCAATTTCTTTGGGAAGCATAGGATGTCAGCTGCAATAGCCAATCTTCAAAGCCAAATCAAAGCAACCCAG GAAGAGCTAGACCAAGTTGAAGCATTAGGCAAATCCTCAGCAGTATGCCAAGA ACTCATTTCAAGTGTTGAATTCATCCCTGATCCACTGCTTCCATC GACAATGGGTCCGGCAGATGTGAGCTGGGATCGTTGGTTCAGAGGAGCCCACGACTCCAAAAATCAGAAACGATGGATCTGA
- the LOC115969950 gene encoding ubiquitin carboxyl-terminal hydrolase 26: protein MSRPTTRSKNKRHRQEDNVDITSEILRKIHTTGEITDDDVNQLYKTWKPVCQGCRVNTKDNPNCFCGLIPPLNGSRKVGLWQKMSDILQALGPDPTKDLRASDTPVGLTNLGATCYANSILQCLHMNKSFRGGIFSLEPDVLRQNPVLDQLARLFAKLHTSRMAFIDSSPFVKTLELDNGVQQDSHEFLTLLLCLLERCLSNSKVSKARTIVQDLFRGRVSHVTTCSQCGKDSEASSNMEDFYELELNVKGLKTLDESLDDYLSVEELHGDNQYFCESCKTRVDATRSIKLRALPDVLNFQLKRCVFLPKTTMKKKITSAFCFPGELDMRQRLSEPSQSELIYDLSAVLIHKGTAVNSGHYVAHIKDEDTGQWWEFDDEQVSNLGHHPFGEGSSSSPSKTVETKPVHPSCPEPRNIVANGNHINSVEPKSSESSTNINAEIFSSGDAYMLMYNLRQARRDSEKKDKVSGASDTEIEADTVSLHDGVSLPSHLCEEIKNWNASYDDACQQYELNKEGELDRITKRRQEVRSVLSEAPVRSTEEAFFWISSEWLRQWADNITPPVLDNTPIQCLHGKVPLSKVSSMKRLSARAWNMLLSKYDGGPTLANNDYCMDCLIDGARTVVCGDSYRDRRTIMKQIATEAIQGTSVDGAYYVSKAWLQQWLKRKILDAPSEGDAGPTEAITCPHEQLRPDQATGAKRVLVPENLWLFLYEDSIAVKPDDLSGCSAFPSDSKQCSQCSDDLSEEAVKEDSLRVVKLKQRQNHEKLAMGKSIPLFPNCKYYLIPSSWLSKWKDYINASGRNVSSFGKPETLDSVIDMLKCEKHTRLLERPPELVCKRGTIFQKTDGLTIITENDWKCFCEEWGGTKEKGISAIIEYSCNAGNFMVGNCEELPVCEEHLSSHEEVNTENESRQPAIRTCPEICEECIGERESCELMQKLNYCNEDIYVFFARDKEAPKSFLEASDTSFEPDRRVSKRSRKTNNGDLINLKVSGSTSIYQLKMMIWESFGVVKENQILRKGARIIDKESATLADMNIFPGDKLWVIDSEIHEHRDIADELSDQKMNVQHTEEGFRGTLLTANISSQVV from the exons ATGAGCCGGCCAACTACACGTAGTAAAAACAAACGACACAGACAAGAGGATAATGTTGATATCACTTCTGAAATATTGAG GAAAATTCACACAACTGGTGAAATAACGGATGACGATGTAAATCAGCTGTATAAAACTTGGAAACCAGTTTGTCAAGGCTGCCGTGTGAATACTAAAGATAACCCGAATTGTTTTTGTGGGCTAATTCCACCGCTCAATGGAAGTCGGAAAGTTGGCCTGTGGCAGAAGATGTCAGATATTCTTCAAGCTCTTGGCCCTGACCCAACCAAGGATCTTCGTGCTTCTGACACTCCTGTGGGTCTGACAAATCTTGGTGCGACATGTTATGCCAACAGCATACTCCAGTGCTTGCACATGAATAAATCTTTCCGAGGAGGTATCTTCTCTCTTGAACCAGATGTTTTGAGACAGAATCCGGTGCTGGATCAGCTTGCACGGCTTTTTGCAAAACTACACACCAGTAGAATGGCTTTTATAGACTCAAGTCCATTTGTAAAGACATTGGAGTTAGATAATGGAGTTCAACAGGATAGCCATGAGTTCCTGACCTTGCTGCTATGTTTGCTTGAGCGTTGTCTGAGCAACTCTAAAGTTTCCAAGGCAAGAACGATTGTTCAGGACCTTTTTCGTGGAAGAGTGTCACATGTGACCAC GTGCTCACAATGTGGAAAAGATTCTGAGGCTTCTTCAAACATGGAGGACTTTTATGAGCTTGAGCTGAACGTCAAGGGTTTGAAAACTTTAGATGAGAGTTTAGATGATTATCTAAGTGTGGAAGAGCTTCATGGAGATAATCAGTATTTTTGCGAGTCATGTAAAACAAGAGTTGATGCTACTCGCAGTATCAAGCTACGAGCATTACCTGATGTACTTAACTTTCAGCTTAAGCGTTGTGTTTTTCTTCCAAAG ActacaatgaagaagaaaatcacTTCTGCATTTTGTTTCCCTGGAGAACTGGATATGCGACAAAGGCTATCTGAGCCTTCTCAGTCTGAATTGATTTATGACTTGTCAGCAGTGTTGATTCACAAGGGAACTGCTGTAAACAGTGGGCATTATGTAGCTCATATTAAGGATGAAGATACTGGACAATGGTGGGAATTTGATGATGAGCAAGTCTCAAATTTAGGTCATCACCCTTTTGGAGAAGGGTCTTCAAGTTCCCCTTCTAAAACTGTTGAAACCAAGCCTGTTCATCCATCTTGCCCAGAGCCAAGGAATATTGTAGCCAATGGAAACCACATAAATTCTGTTGAGCCAAAATCTTCAGAGTCTAGTACTAATATTAATGCAGAGATATTTTCATCAGGCGATGCATATATGCTGATGTATAATCTTAGGCAAGCCAGGAGGGACagtgaaaaaaaagataaggtgTCTGGTGCCAGTGATACAGAAATAGAAGCTGATACAGTATCTTTACATGATGGTGTTTCTCTTCCATCTCACCTTTGTGAAGAGATAAAAAATTGGAATGCTTCATATGATGATGCTTGCCAGCAGTATGAATTAAATAAGGAAGGAGAGTTGGATCGTATCACTAAAAGGAGACAGGAAGTGCGGTCAGTTCTGTCTGAAGCCCCTGTACGGTCAACTGAGGAAGCGTTCTTTTGGATTTCTTCAGAATGGCTTCGCCAGTGGGCTGACAACATAACTCCACC TGTTCTTGACAATACGCCTATCCAATGCTTGCATGGAAAAGTCCCACTTTCAAAAGTTAGTTCCATGAAGCGATTGTCAGCTAGAGCTTGGAACATGCTTCTCTCTAAG TATGATGGGGGGCCAACACTGGCCAATAATGACTACTGCATGGATTGCCTTATTGATGGAGCCCGTACTGTGGTATGCGGTGATAGCTACCGGGATAGAAGAACAATAATGAAGCAAATTGCAACTGAGGCAATTCAAGGGACCTCTGTGGATGGAGCATATTATGTATCTAAGGCATG GTTGCAACAGtggctaaaaagaaaaatccttgATGCACCCTCTGAAGGTGATGCAGGACCAACAGAAGCAATCACATGTCCTCATGAGCAACTTAGGCCTGATCAAGCTACTGGTGCTAAGCGAGTTCTGGTTCCTGAGAATCTTTGGCTCTTCTTATATGAAGATTCTATTGCAGTTAAACCTGATGATCTGTCGGGGTGCTCAGCTTTTCCTTCGGACTCTAAACAATGTTCTCAATGCAGTGATGATTTATCTGAAGAGGCAGTCAAGGAGGACTCTTTAAG AGTTGTGAAGCTCAAACAGCGCCAGAATCATGAGAAATTAGCAATGGGGAAAAGTATTCCACTTTTCCCAAATTGCAAGTATTACTTAATACCCTCCTCGTGGCTTTCAAAATGGAAAGACTATATTAATGCAAGTGGGAGGAATGTCTCTTCATTTGGGAAACCTGAGACTCTGGACAGTGTCATTGATATGCTGAAGTGTGAAAAG CATACACGACTTCTTGAAAGGCCACCCGAACTAGTTTGCAAACGTGGTACAATTTTTCAGAAG ACAGATGGGTTGACAATCATTACTGAGAATGATTGGAAATGCTTCTGTGAAGAGTGGGGCGGTACCAAGGAGAAAGGCATATCTGCGATAATTGAGTACAGTTGTAATGCAGGAAATTTTATGGTTGGGAACTGTGAAGAGTTGCCAGTATGTGAGGAGCATCTGAGTTCCCACGAAGAAGTGAACACTGAAAATGAGTCTAGACAACCTGCGATCAGGACTTGTCCAGAG ATATGTGAAGAGTGCattggagaaagagaaagttgtGAGTTAATGCAGAAACTTAACTATTGCAATGAGgacatatatgtattttttgcACGAGACAAGGAAGCTCCAAAATCATTTCTAGAAGCATCTGATACATCCTTTGAGCCAGATCGCCGAGTCTCCAAGCGATCCCGGAAGACGAATAATGGGGATCtgataaatttaaaagtttCAGGTTCCACATCAATATACCAGTTAAAGATGATGATATGGGAATCATTTGGG GTTGTCAAGGAAAATCAGATACTTCGAAAAGGTGCCAGGATAATTGACAAGGAATCTGCTACTCTTGCAGACATGAATATATTTCCTGGAGATAAGCTTTGGGTGATAGATTCAGAAATCCATGAGCACCGAGATATTGCTG ATGAGCTCTCTGACCAGAAAATGAATGTTCAACATACTGAGGAAGGGTTTCGTGGAACACTTTTGACAGCAAATATTTCTTCCCAGGTTGTTTAG
- the LOC115970078 gene encoding uncharacterized protein At2g24330, translated as MAEDKGIGEGENKDASTGATDSSDKKKTHRLGILSRVWKGIFRLHGDDFEKRLQYISKEEAAVVARLKRRSYTWRRMTRNLIVISVILEVIAIGYAIVTTRSTDLDWKMRALQILPMFLLPALSSVSYSAFVSFTRMRNRKDEKTLERLRAERKAKIDELKEKTNYYSTQQLIQRYDTDPAAKAAAATVLASKLGADSGLNIQVGDESKLNAPTGKSSDVELVQSGGLRNRKQVPTRSNSMGTSQLHHSDGETPHSEGTEVDPRTSEHNQLVVSHHYPQGSATIDGGWIARIAAMLVGEDPTQSYALICGNCHMHNGLARKEDFPYITYYCPHCHALNRPNQSEEQVSGSNTPNLGSLRTQGSGDLIDNARVSGPSTPNLGSLRTQGTDDVIDNASGSASESGLTSNNTVRAGSEIEEVTKGATSEHIDT; from the exons ATGGCGGAGGACAAAGGGATTGGAGAAGGTGAGAACAAAGACGCTAGTACTGGTGCTACCGACAGCAGTGACAAGAAGAAGACGCATCGCCTGGGAATTCTCTCTCGCGTTTGGAAAGGAATCTTTAGATTACACGGCGATGATTTCGAGAAGAGATTGCAGTACATTTCTAAGGAAGAGGCTGCTGTTGTTGCCAGATTGAAGCGGAGATCATATACTTGGAGAAGGATGACTCGGAATCTTATTGTAATCTCTGTCATTTTGgag GTTATTGCCATTGGTTATGCAATTGTGACAACAAGATCAACGGATTTGGACTGGAAGATGAGAGCATTACAGATTTTGCCAATGTTTCTTTTGCCTGCTTTATCTTCTGTTTCATATTCAGCATTTGTAAGCTTCACAAGGATGC GCAATCGGAAGGATGAGAAAACTCTGGAAAGGCTCCGAGCTGAAAGGAAAGCAAAAATTGATGAGCTTAAAGAGAAGACAAATTATTACTCCACTCAGCAACTCATTCAG AGATATGACACTGATCCAGCAGCAAAGGCAGCTGCTGCAACTGTCCTGGCATCTAAGTTGGGTGCAGACTCGGGCCTGAACATACAAGTTGGAGATGAGTCTAAGCTTAATGCTCCAACAGGGAAAAGCAGTGATGTTGAATTGGTGCAATCTGGTGGGCTCCGAAATCGAAAACAAGTTCCCACCAGATCCAATAGTATGGGGACTTCTCAATTGCATCATTCTGATGGAGAAACACCTCATTCTGAGGGAACTGAGGTTGATCCTCGGACTTCTGAGCATAATCAGCTGGTAGTTAGTCATCACTATCCTCAAGGATCAGCCACAATTGATGGAGGATGGATTGCTCGAATAGCAGCAATGCTTGTGGGCGAGGATCCAACACAGTCTTATGCGCTCATTTGTGGCAACTGCCATATGCACAATG GGCTTGCTAGGAAGGAGGATTTCCCATACATTACATATTACTGCCCACACTGTCATGCCTTAAATAGGCCAAACCAGTCGGAGGAGCAAGTTTCTGGTTCAAATACCCCTAATTTGGGCTCCTTGAGAACACAGGGCAGTGGTGATTTGATCGACAATGCCAGAGTTTCTGGTCCTAGTACCCCTAATTTGGGCTCCTTGAGAACACAGGGCACTGATGATGTGATCGACAATGCCAGTGGTTCTGCGAGTGAGAGTGGTCTGACAAGTAACAACACTGTAAGAGCTGGTTCAGAGATTGAGGAAGTAACTAAAGGGGCAACATCCGAGCATATAGATACTTGA
- the LOC115970077 gene encoding pentatricopeptide repeat-containing protein At5g24830: MALLIGCGESSSSASHIVVLRYLNRALDSIKHDISHLFANLFCFNTNFDSNAKSCGNEDIMPSSFEDLLATIGERCELRARDWFSKKKDDKGDPYAVFNVLDTMLKDSLERLKLMRESIALAEIGVQGCTLEVNYAEHAQIIRNLCLEGKVGVALWLRRKMIHKGVVPDVFTHNYLVNGLCKTGDLEKTDWLIREMVEMGPTPNCATFNTFIKGYCLMNNVDRALYLFSTMANCGIMPNRVTCNILVHALCKRGLLEEAGKLLGEILEEDNDNRTSDLITSTILMDGYFKSGDMAQALSLWDEMVQNNTRIDVVAYNVLIHGFCLSRHMNLAYRYFCDMLKRGVLPDVFTYNTLISALCKVQEFDEASYIYGVMSSLGVNPNPISYKIIIQGLCVYGNAIRAHEYLLFMLEHSIVPEPHIWNLIIDCYGRCGDLGSAFSIRDKMLAFGVQPNVFTYNALIHAQVKGGNIADAYSLKKEMLLSGLYPDVVTYNLLIGAACNVGHIRLALQLNDEMLRRGYDPDIITYTELIRGHCIRGNMKEALELFAKIQRSGLPIDHVPFQILIKKYCRLREPDMAFDLYQKWLTRDK; the protein is encoded by the exons ATGGCT CTACTAATTGGGTGTGGAGAATCGTCGTCTTCGGCGTCCCACATTGTTGTTCTACGATACTTGAATCGAGCCCTAGACTCCATCAAGCACGACATTTCTCACCTCTTCGCCAATCTTTTCTGCTTCAACACCAACTTCGATTCAAACGCCAA GAGTTGTGGGAATGAGGATATAATGCCTTCGTCTTTTGAGGATCTGTTGGCAACCATTGGCGAGCGTTGCGAATTGAGAGCTCGAGACTGGTTTTCGAAGAAGAAAGATGATAAAGGGGATCCATATGCTGTTTTCAATGTGTTGGATACAATGCTAAAGGACAGTTTGGAACGTTTGAAATTGATGAG GGAAAGCATAGCTCTGGCAGAGATTGGCGTTCAAGGGTGCACTTTGGAAGTAAATTATGCTGAACATGCACAAATAATTAGGAATTTGTGTTTGGAGGGTAAGGTGGGTGTGGCTCTATGGCTTCGAAGAAAAATGATACATAAAGGTGTTGTTCCTGATGTATTTACACACAATTATCTTGTAAATGGACTGTGTAAAACTGGTGACTTGGAGAAGACAGATTGGCTTATTAGGGAGATGGTAGAAATGGGTCCCACTCCCAATTGTGCCACATTCAACACTTTCATCAAGGGTTATTGCCTCATGAATAATGTAGATAGAGCTCTCTATCTTTTCTCTACTATGGCTAATTGTGGTATCATGCCAAATAGAGTTACGTGTAACATACTTGTACATGCATTGTGCAAGAGAGGTCTTTTGGAGGAGGCTGGGAAGCTTCTTGGAGAGATATTAGAGGAAGATAATGACAACAGAACATCAGATTTAATTACCTCAACCATACTTATGGATGGTTACTTTAAGAGTGGAGATATGGCTCAGGCTCTTAGTCTTTGGGATGAGATGGTCCAAAATAATACCCGAATCGATGTTGTTGCATATAATGTCCTTATCCATGGATTTTGTTTGAGTCGGCACATGAACCTTGCATATAGGTATTTCtgtgatatgcttaaaagaggTGTACTTCCTGATGTTTTTACTTATAATACTCTTATATCTGCTCTTTGCAAAGTTCAAGAATTTGATGAGGCTTCTTATATCTATGGTGTTATGTCGAGCTTGGGAGTTAATCCTAATCCCATTtcatacaaaattattattcaaGGCTTATGTGTTTATGGAAATGCCATCAGAGCTCATGAGTATCTTCTTTTTATGCTAGAACATTCAATAGTGCCCGAGCCTCACATATGGAACCTAATAATTGATTGTTATGGAAGATGTGGAGATCTTGGTAGTGCATTCTCCATCAGAGATAAAATGTTGGCTTTTGGTGTTCAGCCAAATGTGTTTACCTATAATGCACTGATTCATGCACAAGTAAAAGGAGGGAACATTGCTGATGCTTATTCTCTTAAGAAGGAGATGCTTCTGTCTGGCCTTTATCCTGATGTTGttacttataatttattgatagGCGCAGCTTGTAACGTAGGGCACATCCGTCTAGCACTTCAATTAAATGATGAAATGCTGAGAAGGGGATATGATCCTGATATAATAACTTACACTGAACTCATTAGAGGTCACTGTATTAGAGGCAACATGAAGGAAGCTTTAGAGCTTTTTGCGAAGATACAAAGATCTGGTTTACCAATTGATCATGTTCCATTTCAGATACTTATTAAGAAGTACTGCAGACTGAGGGAGCCTGACATGGCATTTGACCTCTATCAGAAGTGGTTAACTAGGGACAAATGA
- the LOC115971806 gene encoding cryptochrome DASH, chloroplastic/mitochondrial isoform X1, with amino-acid sequence MTILRYSVPTLPLKKLIIPSNSTFANSALFHFHFHAMNSIAKPSASSSSSSSSSTTSIHQVPELDSDETHRIADLTFRRYSSSSSSASRTGQGTAILWFRNDLRVLDNEALYKAWLSSDSVLPVYCVDPRLFGTTYHFGFPKTGALRAQFLIECLADLKKNLIKYGLNLLIRHGKPEEILPSLAKAFGAHTVYAQKETCSEELNVERLVSKGLQQVVLQSSSESRSNTNNPKLQLIWGTTMYHIDDLPFDTSSLPDVYTQFRKSVEAKCNIRSCIRTPTCLGPPPSIDDWGCVPSMDQLGVYSQSQNVSKGMKFVGGESAALGRVNEYFWRKDLLRIYKETRNGMLGPDYSTKFSPWLASGSLSPRFIHEEVKRYEKEREANNSTYWVLFELIWRDYFRFLSVKYGNSLFHLGGPRKVEHRWSQNKNMFEYWRDGRTGYPLIDANMKELSTTGFMSNRGRQIVCSFLVRDMGIDWRLGAEWFETCLLDYDPCSNYGNWTYGAGVGNDPREDRYFSIPKQAQTYDPEGEYVAYWLPQLRALPKDKRNFPGKSYIEQVVPLKFKTVSKHSSQDMALAARRTNFRGRK; translated from the exons ATGACTATTCTCCGTTACTCAGTCCCAACTCTTCCCCTGAAAAAGCTCATAATCCCATCAAATTCAACATTCGCAAACTCAGCTCTCTTCCACTTTCACTTCCACGCAATGAATTCCATCGCAAAACCTTcagcttcatcttcttcttcttcttcctcttcaacGACATCAATCCACCAGGTTCCGGAACTAGACTCCGACGAAACACACCGCATTGCCGATCTAACCTTTCGAAGGTACTCTTCTTCATCCTCTTCGGCTTCCAGGACTGGCCAAGGGACCGCCATTCTTTGGTTCAGAAATGATCTCAGAGTCTTGGACAACGAAGCTTTGTATAAGGCCTGGCTTTCCTCCGATTCGGTTTTGCCCGTCTATTGCGTCGATCCTCGCCTTTTCGGCACCACCTATCACTTCGGATTCCCTAAAACTGGAG CCTTGAGAGCGCAGTTTCTTATTGAATGCTTGGCTGACCTGAAAAAGAATTTGATAAAGTACGGCCTAAATTTGCTTATTCGACATGGGAAGCCCGAGGAAATTCTCCCTTCTCTTGCAAAAGCTTTTGGAGCGCACACA GTTTATGCCCAAAAAGAAACTTGCAGTGAGGAGTTGAATGTTGAAAGATTGGTCAGCAAAGGTCTGCAACAAGTGGTGCTACAATCATCTTCGGAGTCAAGAAGTAATACTAACAACCCTAAGTTACAGCTTATTTGGGGTACCACTATGTACCACATTGATGACCTCCCATTTGATACTAGCAGTCTACCGGATGTGTATACTCAGTTTCGCAAG TCTGTTGAAGCCAAATGCAATATCCGGAGCTGCATTAGAACTCCAACATGTCTTGGGCCGCCACCAAGCATTGATGATTGGGGATGTGTTCCTTCGATGGATCAGCTTGGAGTCTACTCACAATCGCAAAAT GTTAGCAAAGGAATGAAGTTTGTTGGGGGTGAAAGCGCAGCACTGGGCAGGGTGAATGAGTACTTTTGGAGGAAG GACTTGCTAAGGATCTACAAAGAGACCAGAAATGGGATGTTAGGACCAGATTATTCAACAAAATTCTCTCCGTGGCTTGCTTCAGGAAGCCTCTCTCCTCGCTTCATACATGAAGAG GTGAAGAGGTATGAAAAGGAACGGGAAGCAAATAATTCCACATACTG GGTTTTGTTCGAATTGATATGGAGGGATTACTTCAGGTTTCTATCAGTCAAATATGGGAATTCCCTTTTCCATTTAG gtggTCCAAGAAAAGTGGAGCACAGATGGAGCCAAAACAAGAATATGTTTGAGTACTGGAGAGATGGACGTACAGG GTACCCCCTCATAGATGCAAACATGAAAGAACTATCAACCACTGGGTTCATGTCAAACCGAGGACGGCAG ATAGTATGTTCCTTTCTTGTTCGAGATATGGGTATTGACTGGCGTTTGGGAGCTGAATGGTTTGAGACATGCCTTTTGGATTATGATCCATGTTCCAATTATGGAAATTGGACATATGGAGCAG GAGTTGGGAATGACCCTAGAGAAGATCGTTACTTTAGCATCCCAAAGCAA GCACAGACGTATGATCCTGAAGGTGAGTATGTGGCATACTGGTTACCGCAGTTACGAGCACTTCCAAAAGATAAAAGGAACTTTCCTGGGAAGTCATATATTGAGCAAGTTGTACCACTCAAGTTCAAGACTGTCAGTAAACACAGTAGTCAGGATATGGCTTTGGCTGCAAGACGAACCAATTTTAGAGGGAGAAAATAA
- the LOC115971806 gene encoding cryptochrome DASH, chloroplastic/mitochondrial isoform X2: protein MTILRYSVPTLPLKKLIIPSNSTFANSALFHFHFHAMNSIAKPSASSSSSSSSSTTSIHQVPELDSDETHRIADLTFRRYSSSSSSASRTGQGTAILWFRNDLRVLDNEALYKAWLSSDSVLPVYCVDPRLFGTTYHFGFPKTGALRAQFLIECLADLKKNLIKYGLNLLIRHGKPEEILPSLAKAFGAHTVYAQKETCSEELNVERLVSKGLQQVVLQSSSESRSNTNNPKLQLIWGTTMYHIDDLPFDTSSLPDVYTQFRKSVEAKCNIRSCIRTPTCLGPPPSIDDWGCVPSMDQLGVYSQSQNVSKGMKFVGGESAALGRVNEYFWRKDLLRIYKETRNGMLGPDYSTKFSPWLASGSLSPRFIHEEVKRYEKEREANNSTYWVLFELIWRDYFRFLSVKYGNSLFHLGGPRKVEHRWSQNKNMFEYWRDGRTGYPLIDANMKELSTTGFMSNRGRQIVCSFLVRDMGIDWRLGAEWFETCLLDYDPCSNYGNWTYGAGVGNDPREDRYFSIPKQVHLWIRLGRGKSVFCPRY from the exons ATGACTATTCTCCGTTACTCAGTCCCAACTCTTCCCCTGAAAAAGCTCATAATCCCATCAAATTCAACATTCGCAAACTCAGCTCTCTTCCACTTTCACTTCCACGCAATGAATTCCATCGCAAAACCTTcagcttcatcttcttcttcttcttcctcttcaacGACATCAATCCACCAGGTTCCGGAACTAGACTCCGACGAAACACACCGCATTGCCGATCTAACCTTTCGAAGGTACTCTTCTTCATCCTCTTCGGCTTCCAGGACTGGCCAAGGGACCGCCATTCTTTGGTTCAGAAATGATCTCAGAGTCTTGGACAACGAAGCTTTGTATAAGGCCTGGCTTTCCTCCGATTCGGTTTTGCCCGTCTATTGCGTCGATCCTCGCCTTTTCGGCACCACCTATCACTTCGGATTCCCTAAAACTGGAG CCTTGAGAGCGCAGTTTCTTATTGAATGCTTGGCTGACCTGAAAAAGAATTTGATAAAGTACGGCCTAAATTTGCTTATTCGACATGGGAAGCCCGAGGAAATTCTCCCTTCTCTTGCAAAAGCTTTTGGAGCGCACACA GTTTATGCCCAAAAAGAAACTTGCAGTGAGGAGTTGAATGTTGAAAGATTGGTCAGCAAAGGTCTGCAACAAGTGGTGCTACAATCATCTTCGGAGTCAAGAAGTAATACTAACAACCCTAAGTTACAGCTTATTTGGGGTACCACTATGTACCACATTGATGACCTCCCATTTGATACTAGCAGTCTACCGGATGTGTATACTCAGTTTCGCAAG TCTGTTGAAGCCAAATGCAATATCCGGAGCTGCATTAGAACTCCAACATGTCTTGGGCCGCCACCAAGCATTGATGATTGGGGATGTGTTCCTTCGATGGATCAGCTTGGAGTCTACTCACAATCGCAAAAT GTTAGCAAAGGAATGAAGTTTGTTGGGGGTGAAAGCGCAGCACTGGGCAGGGTGAATGAGTACTTTTGGAGGAAG GACTTGCTAAGGATCTACAAAGAGACCAGAAATGGGATGTTAGGACCAGATTATTCAACAAAATTCTCTCCGTGGCTTGCTTCAGGAAGCCTCTCTCCTCGCTTCATACATGAAGAG GTGAAGAGGTATGAAAAGGAACGGGAAGCAAATAATTCCACATACTG GGTTTTGTTCGAATTGATATGGAGGGATTACTTCAGGTTTCTATCAGTCAAATATGGGAATTCCCTTTTCCATTTAG gtggTCCAAGAAAAGTGGAGCACAGATGGAGCCAAAACAAGAATATGTTTGAGTACTGGAGAGATGGACGTACAGG GTACCCCCTCATAGATGCAAACATGAAAGAACTATCAACCACTGGGTTCATGTCAAACCGAGGACGGCAG ATAGTATGTTCCTTTCTTGTTCGAGATATGGGTATTGACTGGCGTTTGGGAGCTGAATGGTTTGAGACATGCCTTTTGGATTATGATCCATGTTCCAATTATGGAAATTGGACATATGGAGCAG GAGTTGGGAATGACCCTAGAGAAGATCGTTACTTTAGCATCCCAAAGCAA GTTCATTTATGGATTAGGTTGGGAAGAGGTAAGTCTGTTTTCTGTCCTCGGTATTAG
- the LOC115970097 gene encoding putative RNA methyltransferase At5g10620 has product MVISIYANLTAPLPGARQCKYTGQSVRVVPIRILTVGKKRSPGVQLIVDEYIRKLNHYCTVDDVQIRSNPRNASDARAQVDDEDTAMMNIIRSDDWVVMLDENGQDIGSEQMAELVGDAGNTGASRLSFCIGGPYGHGRQLRERANISIKLSTLVLNHQIALLVLMEQLYRSWTILKGQKYHH; this is encoded by the exons ATGGTTATCTCAATCTATGCCAATCTGACTGCTCCTCTTCCAG GAGCTAGACAATGCAAATACACGGGCCAATCAGTG AGAGTTGTTCCTATACGGATATTAACGGTAGGGAAAAAGCGTTCCCCTGGAGTACAGTTGATAGTCGATGAGTACATTCGAAAACTCAACCACTATTGCACCGTTGATGATGTTCAAATACGGTCCAATCCTAGAAATgcaag TGATGCAAGGGCTCAGGTTGATGATGAAGATACAGCAATGATGAACATTATCAGGTCTGATGATTGG GTTGTGATGTTGGATGAGAATGGACAAGATATTGGGTCTGAGCAGATGGCTGAGTTGGTGGGGGATGCAGGGAATACA GGAGCTTCTAGATTATCATTTTGCATAGGTGGACCTTATGGTCATGGACGACAATTGCGTGAGCGAGCTAACATATCAATCAAGTTGTCTACGTTGGTCTTAAATCATCAGATTGCATTGCTAGTGCTGATGGAACAACTATATAG GTCGTGGACTATTCTGAAAGGACAAAAATACCATCATTAG